One segment of Candidatus Dormiibacterota bacterium DNA contains the following:
- a CDS encoding pitrilysin family protein, giving the protein MYRKTTLPSGLRIITEAMPAVRSASIGIWADVGSSSESREQRGISHLIEHMLFKGTDTRSAREIAEAMDGVGGNLNAFTDKETTCYYAKVMDRHVPLAVDVLSDMFLHSTFDPQELAKEQKVVLEEIKMYDDSPDELIHDLFLQTMWGGSDLGDPTIGFASTVTAATSGDLREHMRLRYAPNSVIVAAAGNIDHDAFVDMVNRQFTGFAGACELPRADAPIARPSKLVRHKESEQAYVVVGAQGLSVRDDRRYVLSVLDTILGGGMSSRLFQEIREKRGLVYTVYTFQAGYRAAGLFGVYAGTSPENVQPCVDVIAEQFALLRDVRVSDGELRLAKEHIKGSLTLSLESTSSRMLRLGRNDFVLGRQVTPEEIEERVEAVQAEEIQALAAELLTDDKLGLCILGPVDESAIAWNRDAA; this is encoded by the coding sequence ATGTATCGGAAAACGACCCTGCCGTCGGGTCTTCGCATCATTACGGAAGCCATGCCTGCGGTGCGCTCGGCGAGTATCGGCATTTGGGCCGACGTCGGCTCGTCGAGCGAATCGCGGGAACAGCGCGGCATCTCGCACCTGATCGAACACATGCTCTTTAAGGGCACCGATACGCGCAGCGCGCGCGAGATCGCCGAAGCGATGGACGGCGTGGGCGGTAATCTCAACGCCTTCACCGATAAAGAGACGACCTGTTACTACGCGAAGGTTATGGATCGTCACGTACCGCTCGCGGTCGACGTCCTCTCCGATATGTTTTTGCACTCCACCTTCGATCCGCAGGAACTCGCCAAAGAGCAGAAGGTCGTGCTCGAAGAGATCAAGATGTACGACGACTCGCCCGATGAGTTGATCCACGATCTCTTCCTGCAGACGATGTGGGGCGGCTCGGATCTGGGCGATCCGACGATCGGCTTCGCGTCCACGGTTACCGCGGCCACCTCCGGTGATTTACGCGAACACATGCGCCTTCGCTACGCTCCCAATTCGGTGATTGTGGCCGCGGCCGGCAATATCGACCACGATGCGTTCGTCGATATGGTGAACCGGCAGTTCACCGGATTCGCCGGAGCGTGCGAGCTGCCGCGGGCCGACGCGCCGATCGCTCGCCCCTCGAAACTCGTCCGGCACAAAGAGAGCGAACAAGCCTACGTCGTCGTGGGAGCGCAGGGATTGAGCGTACGCGACGATCGCCGGTACGTGCTCTCGGTATTGGATACGATCTTGGGCGGCGGGATGTCGAGCCGGCTCTTCCAGGAGATTCGCGAGAAGCGCGGCTTGGTCTACACGGTGTACACGTTCCAAGCCGGCTACCGCGCCGCGGGACTCTTCGGCGTCTATGCGGGAACCTCGCCGGAGAACGTGCAGCCGTGCGTCGATGTCATCGCCGAGCAGTTCGCGTTGCTCCGTGACGTCCGCGTGAGCGACGGCGAGCTCCGGCTTGCAAAAGAGCACATCAAAGGGAGCCTGACGCTCTCGCTCGAGTCGACCTCGAGCCGGATGTTGCGCTTGGGCCGAAACGATTTCGTACTCGGCCGGCAAGTAACGCCGGAGGAGATCGAGGAGCGCGTTGAAGCGGTGCAAGCCGAAGAGATTCAAGCCCTCGCGGCCGAGCTGCTGACCGACGACAAGCTCGGATTGTGCATCTTGGGTCCCGTGGACGAATCGGCGATTGCATGGAATCGTGACGCCGCCTAG
- a CDS encoding DUF2837 family protein, which yields MTPPSPDPHALAPVLWSGRLIGAMAITFIVQGLTIGAYAARLAGVQTKRIATSISLFNLFVTTSRLANLFMVFFIGPLSDAAGNAVVKFQSDPALSAAWQHTFEVQLRLIVLAGTLGMLFSALLLPMFTYLFRRGVHSFEARGSVPHALAQLFKPSNLRDVFRSQRLPSLAQIRSFSWRILPRRLLIFNTLVMGVYAIGVQASFLASVLDIHVARTAISLSGVINGIGTICFTLFVDPTSSMITDQAIHGKRTIEEVRSMVFYLAVTAIVGSLLSQLIFYPAAVVIEYVARFAGHVHL from the coding sequence GTGACGCCGCCTAGCCCCGACCCGCACGCGCTGGCCCCGGTCCTATGGTCCGGGCGACTGATCGGCGCCATGGCCATCACGTTCATCGTCCAAGGCCTCACCATCGGCGCCTATGCGGCTCGACTGGCGGGCGTCCAGACGAAACGGATCGCAACGTCGATCTCGCTCTTCAATCTGTTCGTCACGACCTCACGGCTCGCGAACCTGTTCATGGTGTTTTTCATCGGGCCGCTTTCGGACGCGGCCGGGAACGCGGTCGTGAAGTTCCAGAGCGACCCCGCTCTCTCGGCGGCCTGGCAGCACACGTTCGAAGTGCAACTGCGATTGATCGTGCTTGCCGGCACGCTCGGCATGCTCTTCTCGGCGCTGTTGTTGCCGATGTTTACCTATCTGTTCCGGCGCGGCGTCCACTCGTTCGAAGCTCGCGGCTCGGTGCCGCACGCGCTCGCGCAACTCTTCAAGCCTTCGAACTTGCGGGACGTGTTTCGCTCGCAGCGGCTTCCGTCGCTCGCGCAAATCCGGTCTTTCTCGTGGCGCATCCTCCCGCGCCGCCTGCTGATCTTCAATACCCTGGTGATGGGCGTCTATGCGATCGGCGTGCAGGCGTCGTTCCTGGCGTCGGTCTTGGACATCCACGTCGCGCGGACGGCCATCAGCCTCTCGGGCGTCATTAACGGGATCGGCACTATCTGTTTCACGCTCTTCGTCGACCCCACGTCTTCGATGATTACCGACCAGGCTATCCACGGTAAGCGAACCATCGAGGAGGTTCGGTCCATGGTGTTCTATCTTGCGGTGACGGCCATCGTCGGGTCGCTGCTCTCGCAGTTGATCTTCTATCCGGCGGCCGTCGTCATCGAATACGTCGCACGGTTTGCGGGGCATGTACATCTTTAA